A region from the Actinoplanes sp. OR16 genome encodes:
- a CDS encoding acetaldehyde dehydrogenase (acetylating), giving the protein MKAAVVGSGNIGTDLMYKLLRSPTVEPLYMAGIDPSSPGLKRAEAEGLEIGTGGAAWLLTRDPLPDIVFEATSAAVHRQNAPLYAAAGIRAIDLTPAAVGPAVVPSVNLEQHRDAPNINLITCGGQATIPMVHAVSRVAPVSYAEIVATVASKSAGPGTRANIDEFTRTTGRGLETIGGAGRGKAIIVLNPAEPPLMMRDSVFCAVPADADRKAILRSVLDMVGELGVPGYRLLDEPQFDTIGDQLKVGIFVEIEGAGDYLPKYAGNLDIMTTAATRVAEELAR; this is encoded by the coding sequence ATGAAAGCCGCCGTCGTCGGCTCCGGCAACATCGGCACCGACCTGATGTACAAACTGCTGCGCTCCCCGACGGTGGAGCCGTTGTACATGGCCGGTATCGACCCGTCGAGCCCGGGCCTGAAAAGGGCGGAGGCGGAGGGCCTGGAGATCGGCACCGGCGGCGCCGCCTGGCTGCTGACCCGCGATCCCCTGCCCGACATCGTCTTCGAAGCCACCTCGGCGGCAGTGCATCGGCAGAACGCGCCCCTCTACGCCGCAGCGGGTATCCGGGCGATCGATCTGACCCCCGCCGCGGTAGGACCGGCTGTCGTCCCGTCGGTCAACCTGGAACAGCACCGGGACGCCCCGAACATCAACCTCATCACCTGTGGTGGTCAGGCGACGATTCCGATGGTGCACGCCGTTTCCCGGGTGGCGCCGGTGTCCTATGCCGAGATCGTCGCGACGGTCGCCTCGAAATCGGCGGGGCCGGGGACCCGGGCGAACATCGACGAGTTCACCAGGACCACCGGCCGTGGGCTGGAGACGATCGGCGGCGCGGGCCGGGGAAAGGCCATCATCGTGCTGAATCCGGCCGAGCCGCCGCTGATGATGCGGGATTCCGTCTTCTGCGCGGTACCGGCCGATGCGGACCGGAAAGCGATCCTGCGATCCGTCCTGGACATGGTCGGCGAGCTGGGAGTGCCCGGTTATCGATTGCTCGACGAACCGCAATTCGACACGATCGGTGATCAACTCAAGGTCGGGATCTTCGTCGAGATCGAAGGCGCAGGCGACTATCTCCCGAAATACGCGGGGAACCTGGACATCATGACCACCGCCGCCACCCGTGTCGCCGAGGAGTTGGCACGATGA
- a CDS encoding acyl-CoA dehydrogenase family protein, protein MFLELTSRQIALRDELRSYLQRLLTRAQRAELLRDRHGRAHRDLVARLGRDGWLGLGFPVEFGGRGLGPAEQQILVNEAARADVPLPAVTLQTVAPTLLAHGTPAQRDHFLPPILAGEWHFAIGYTEPEAGTDLASLSTRAVRDGDSYVVNGAKTFTTGAHDADFLWLACRTDSDAPRHRGLSILIVDTSDPGYSWTPLITCDGAHHVNSVHLDDVRVPVTMRVGAENEGWRLITAQLNHERVMLGPAGRLAALFLRVRDWSRATNAAAHPEVRRALARCFAALRVNELLNAQVVADELGPAETSPADASATKVFASERLLSLGAELEELVARYGGDPELLEWLDLQAKRNLVLTFGGGVNEVQREIVASAGLGLPRVPR, encoded by the coding sequence GTGTTCCTCGAACTGACTTCACGGCAGATCGCTCTGCGGGACGAGCTCCGGTCGTACCTGCAAAGGCTCTTGACCCGGGCGCAACGCGCCGAGCTCCTGCGGGACCGGCATGGTCGCGCCCATCGCGACCTGGTGGCCCGCCTGGGTCGCGACGGCTGGCTGGGACTGGGCTTCCCGGTGGAGTTCGGTGGCCGTGGCCTCGGGCCGGCCGAGCAGCAGATCCTGGTGAACGAGGCGGCGCGTGCCGACGTGCCACTACCGGCAGTCACGCTGCAGACCGTCGCGCCGACCCTGCTCGCACACGGAACGCCCGCTCAACGTGATCACTTTCTGCCGCCGATTCTGGCCGGAGAATGGCATTTCGCGATCGGCTACACCGAACCGGAAGCCGGGACCGACCTGGCGTCGCTGAGCACCCGGGCGGTCCGCGACGGCGATTCCTACGTCGTGAACGGCGCGAAGACGTTCACCACCGGTGCGCACGACGCCGATTTCCTCTGGCTCGCCTGCCGTACGGATTCGGACGCGCCCCGGCACCGCGGACTGTCCATTCTCATCGTCGACACGTCCGATCCCGGCTATTCCTGGACACCGCTGATCACCTGCGACGGCGCCCACCACGTCAATTCCGTGCACCTCGACGACGTGCGCGTTCCGGTCACCATGCGGGTCGGCGCGGAGAACGAGGGCTGGCGCCTGATCACGGCACAGCTCAACCACGAGCGCGTCATGCTGGGTCCCGCCGGGCGGCTCGCCGCGCTCTTTCTCCGCGTACGGGACTGGTCCCGTGCGACGAATGCCGCCGCCCATCCGGAGGTGCGCCGCGCGCTGGCCCGCTGTTTCGCCGCACTGCGCGTCAACGAACTGCTCAACGCCCAGGTCGTCGCGGACGAGCTCGGCCCGGCCGAGACCAGCCCGGCCGACGCCTCCGCCACGAAGGTCTTCGCCTCGGAGCGGCTGCTCAGCCTCGGCGCCGAACTGGAGGAACTGGTGGCCCGCTACGGCGGCGACCCGGAACTCCTGGAATGGCTGGATCTGCAGGCCAAACGCAATCTCGTGCTGACGTTCGGCGGGGGAGTGAACGAGGTGCAGAGAGAAATAGTCGCCAGTGCGGGGCTCGGCCTGCCGCGAGTCCCACGATGA
- a CDS encoding 2-keto-4-pentenoate hydratase, whose protein sequence is MNDDDLRVIADRLLAAERNREPVPPIVREWPDLTAADAYEIQLFNIRRRTAPIVGHKVGLSSKAMQEMMGVDEPDYGHLLADMRLSEDEPVDAGRYCHPRVEIEVAFLLGADLPGEDCTERDVLDATAAFAPSIELIDSRIEDWRISLADTIADNASSAGFVVGAGRVERDDVRGIDATLHRNGEIIAQGRSDAVLGDPVIAVAWLARTVATFGVRLRAGHLILPGACARAVDAHPGDEFLATFDGLGSVRLIFSKETP, encoded by the coding sequence TTGAACGACGATGACCTGCGGGTGATCGCGGACCGGCTGCTGGCGGCCGAGCGAAACCGTGAACCGGTTCCTCCGATCGTCCGGGAATGGCCCGATCTCACGGCGGCTGACGCGTACGAGATCCAGCTCTTCAATATCCGCAGGCGGACGGCGCCGATCGTCGGGCACAAGGTCGGCCTCTCCTCGAAGGCGATGCAGGAGATGATGGGCGTCGATGAGCCGGACTACGGCCATCTGCTCGCCGACATGCGATTGTCCGAGGACGAGCCGGTCGACGCCGGGCGTTATTGCCATCCGCGCGTCGAGATCGAGGTCGCGTTCCTGCTCGGCGCGGATCTGCCCGGCGAGGACTGCACCGAGCGGGACGTCCTGGACGCGACCGCGGCGTTCGCGCCCTCGATCGAACTCATCGACAGCCGGATCGAGGATTGGCGGATCAGCCTCGCCGACACGATCGCCGACAACGCCTCGTCCGCCGGTTTCGTGGTCGGCGCCGGCCGCGTCGAGAGAGACGACGTGCGCGGCATCGACGCCACCCTTCACCGCAATGGGGAGATCATCGCCCAGGGCCGTTCCGACGCCGTTCTGGGCGACCCGGTCATCGCCGTCGCCTGGCTGGCGCGGACCGTCGCGACATTCGGGGTCCGGCTGCGGGCCGGGCATCTGATCCTGCCGGGCGCCTGCGCCAGGGCCGTCGACGCGCACCCCGGCGACGAATTCCTGGCGACCTTCGACGGCCTCGGCTCGGTGAGGCTGATTTTCTCCAAGGAGACACCATGA
- a CDS encoding acyl dehydratase, producing the protein MISTALATRDFQDVHHDRDAAVRRGGKDIFLNILATTGLVQRYVTDRSDAPVKSIAIRLGTPCFAYDTLTFTGDLLPGGRIAVTGRTSSGTHVTGTVTVAS; encoded by the coding sequence ATCATCAGCACCGCCCTGGCGACCCGCGACTTCCAGGACGTCCACCACGATCGCGACGCCGCCGTACGCCGCGGCGGCAAGGACATCTTCCTCAACATCCTGGCGACGACCGGCCTGGTCCAGCGCTACGTCACCGACCGGTCGGACGCGCCGGTGAAGTCCATCGCGATCCGGCTGGGAACGCCCTGCTTCGCCTACGACACCCTCACCTTCACCGGCGACCTCCTCCCGGGCGGCCGCATAGCGGTGACCGGCCGGACGTCATCGGGCACCCACGTGACCGGGACAGTGACGGTGGCGTCGTGA
- the kstD gene encoding 3-oxosteroid 1-dehydrogenase has protein sequence MPEFDVVVAGAGAAGMTAALTTARSGLSTVVLEKAAVFGGSTARSGAGIWVPNNDVVLAAGVPDTFAKADAYMAAVVGPEVPAARRQAFLTAGPRAIAFIQRWSPLRFRWMEAYPDYYPELAGGMPNGRSIEPDALDANILGDELANLNPSYIPTPAGTVIYDVDYRWLALIARHPRGVAVAGDMVLRYLRLAAQGKNPITMGQALAGGLRAGLLAADVPVNLKTPLVDLYVENGRVAGVIALQDQKETLFRARRGVVIGSGGFEHNERMRKQFQAEPIGTDWTVGASSNTGDGIEAGERAGAGLALMDDSWWGPMIPLPEGPYFCLSERTLPGTVFVNAAGKRFVNEAAPYSDVVHVMYQGNHFPAWMITDQDYRNRYLFKETAPLLPYPQTWYDSGALVKDWTITGLASRIGVPAAALRATIDRVNAQARAGRDTDFHRGDSAYDAYFADPTNTPNPCLAPIWLPPFYAFKIVPGDLGTKGGLTTDTRSRVVRPDGSVIPGLYAAGNASAAVMGHSYAGAGSTLGPAMTFGYVAGTDLAF, from the coding sequence ATGCCGGAGTTCGATGTGGTGGTGGCCGGCGCCGGCGCCGCGGGCATGACGGCCGCGCTCACGACCGCCCGCAGCGGACTGAGCACCGTGGTGCTGGAGAAGGCGGCTGTCTTCGGAGGCTCGACGGCCCGGTCCGGCGCCGGCATCTGGGTGCCGAACAACGACGTGGTGCTCGCGGCCGGGGTGCCGGACACGTTCGCCAAGGCCGACGCGTACATGGCAGCGGTCGTCGGCCCCGAGGTCCCGGCCGCCCGGCGGCAGGCGTTCCTCACCGCCGGCCCGCGGGCGATCGCCTTCATCCAGCGCTGGTCGCCGCTGCGTTTCCGCTGGATGGAGGCGTACCCGGACTACTATCCGGAGCTGGCCGGCGGGATGCCGAACGGCCGCTCGATCGAACCCGACGCGCTCGACGCGAACATCCTCGGTGACGAGCTGGCGAACCTGAACCCGTCCTACATCCCGACGCCCGCCGGCACGGTGATCTACGACGTCGACTACCGCTGGCTCGCGCTGATCGCCCGGCATCCGCGCGGTGTGGCGGTCGCCGGTGACATGGTGCTGCGATACCTGCGGCTGGCAGCCCAGGGCAAGAACCCGATCACCATGGGGCAGGCGCTCGCCGGCGGTCTGCGGGCCGGATTGCTGGCTGCCGACGTACCGGTCAATCTGAAGACGCCGCTGGTGGACCTGTATGTCGAGAATGGCCGCGTAGCCGGAGTGATCGCGCTCCAGGATCAGAAGGAGACGCTGTTCCGGGCGCGCCGGGGCGTCGTGATCGGCAGTGGCGGGTTCGAGCACAACGAGCGGATGCGCAAGCAGTTCCAGGCCGAGCCGATCGGGACGGACTGGACGGTCGGCGCCTCCTCGAACACCGGCGACGGGATCGAGGCGGGTGAGCGGGCCGGCGCCGGCCTGGCCCTGATGGACGACTCCTGGTGGGGCCCGATGATCCCGCTGCCCGAGGGGCCGTACTTCTGCCTCTCCGAGCGCACCCTGCCCGGCACCGTCTTCGTGAACGCGGCGGGCAAGCGGTTCGTCAACGAGGCCGCGCCCTACAGCGACGTCGTCCATGTGATGTACCAGGGGAATCACTTCCCGGCCTGGATGATCACCGACCAGGACTACCGGAACCGCTACCTGTTCAAGGAGACCGCACCGCTGCTGCCCTACCCCCAGACCTGGTACGACAGCGGCGCCCTGGTCAAGGACTGGACGATCACCGGCCTGGCGAGCAGGATCGGCGTGCCGGCGGCAGCGCTGCGAGCCACCATCGACCGTGTCAACGCGCAGGCCCGTGCCGGCCGGGACACCGATTTCCACCGTGGCGACAGCGCCTACGACGCCTACTTCGCCGACCCGACGAACACCCCGAACCCGTGCCTCGCGCCGATCTGGCTGCCGCCCTTCTACGCCTTCAAGATCGTCCCGGGCGACCTGGGGACGAAGGGCGGGCTGACCACCGACACCCGGTCCCGTGTCGTGCGTCCGGACGGCTCGGTGATCCCCGGCCTCTACGCCGCCGGCAACGCCAGCGCGGCCGTGATGGGACACAGCTATGCCGGCGCGGGTTCCACCCTCGGCCCGGCGATGACCTTCGGATACGTGGCCGGAACAGATCTGGCTTTCTAG
- the kstR gene encoding cholesterol catabolism transcriptional regulator KstR, which produces MATARTSTTDVEQGSAAQRDRRRRILEATLALASKGGYDAVQMRTVAEKAEVALGTLYRYFPSKIHLLVSALATELEAIQEKLNRKPIPGDTPYDRTLYVLNRVTGALQRDPMLAEAMTRAFMFADPSASAEVNAVARLMEEMFTRAMHDGEPTADDRAKARVIGDVWLSNLVAWVTRRASANDVVNHLELATRLLLH; this is translated from the coding sequence ATGGCGACAGCGAGAACGAGTACCACCGATGTCGAGCAGGGATCGGCCGCGCAGCGTGATCGCCGCCGCCGGATCCTGGAGGCCACGCTGGCCCTCGCGTCGAAGGGCGGCTACGACGCCGTGCAGATGCGCACGGTCGCCGAGAAGGCCGAGGTCGCTCTCGGCACGCTCTACCGCTACTTCCCCTCCAAGATTCACCTGCTGGTGTCGGCGCTCGCGACCGAGCTCGAGGCGATCCAGGAGAAGCTGAACCGCAAGCCGATCCCGGGCGACACGCCGTATGACCGGACGCTCTACGTGCTGAACCGGGTGACCGGCGCGCTGCAGCGCGACCCGATGCTCGCCGAGGCGATGACCAGGGCCTTCATGTTCGCCGATCCGTCGGCGAGCGCCGAGGTGAACGCGGTGGCCCGGCTCATGGAGGAGATGTTCACCCGGGCGATGCACGACGGCGAGCCGACCGCCGACGACCGCGCCAAGGCCCGGGTGATCGGTGACGTGTGGCTGTCCAACCTGGTGGCCTGGGTGACCCGCCGGGCGTCGGCGAACGACGTGGTCAACCACCTGGAGCTGGCCACCCGGCTGCTACTCCACTAG
- a CDS encoding FBP domain-containing protein — MRPLDEKEIRDSFVNCSKGEAGRIRLPAGFADGGVPWADIDFLGWTDPGAPQRALLVVPGEEGPAGFVLRRPESVRTSALRSSMCQVCLTEHGAGGVVLFAAPLAGASGRRGNTVGAYICADLACSLYLRGKRTPKMRLVRREETLTLEERIDRALSNLAAFTDRVAAG, encoded by the coding sequence ATGCGACCACTCGACGAGAAGGAGATCAGGGACTCCTTCGTCAACTGCAGCAAGGGTGAGGCCGGCCGGATCAGACTGCCCGCCGGTTTCGCCGACGGTGGCGTGCCCTGGGCGGACATCGACTTCCTCGGCTGGACCGATCCGGGGGCGCCGCAGCGGGCGCTCCTGGTCGTGCCCGGTGAGGAGGGACCGGCCGGGTTCGTGCTGCGGCGACCGGAATCGGTCAGGACATCCGCTCTGCGTTCCAGCATGTGCCAGGTGTGCCTGACCGAGCACGGCGCCGGTGGGGTGGTGCTGTTCGCGGCGCCGCTGGCCGGGGCGTCCGGGCGGCGGGGCAACACCGTGGGGGCGTACATCTGTGCCGATCTCGCTTGCTCGCTCTACCTGCGCGGTAAGCGGACACCGAAGATGCGGCTGGTGCGCCGGGAGGAGACGCTCACCCTCGAGGAGCGGATCGACCGGGCGCTGTCCAACCTGGCCGCCTTCACCGACCGCGTCGCCGCCGGCTGA
- a CDS encoding lipid-transfer protein, which yields MIGGTCAIAGIGATEFSKDSGRSELRLAVEAVRAALDDAGLRAAEVDGLVTFGMDNNPEIAVARELGMGDLRFLSRIGYGGGAACAVVQQAVLAVGAGVADVVVCYRALNERSGRRFGRAVAPPDVDAGWHYPMGLATPAAMVAMVARRYLHDYGATTDDFGRITVAMRRHAATNPYAWFHGRPISLDDHRASRWIAEPLRLLDCCQESDGAVALVVTSVERARDLARRPAVVSAAAQGSGPGQFVMTSYYRPRIAALPEMAVVAAQLWEQSGFSPADVRTAVLYDHFTPYVMMQLEELGFCPRGEARRFIAGGGIELGGRLPVNPHGGQLGEAYIHGMNGIAEAVRQVRGTAVNQVPGDGPVLVTAGTGVPTSGLILHSV from the coding sequence GTGATCGGGGGGACGTGTGCGATAGCGGGCATCGGGGCCACCGAGTTCTCCAAGGACTCGGGGCGCAGCGAGCTGCGGCTGGCCGTCGAGGCCGTGCGGGCCGCGCTCGACGACGCCGGACTGCGGGCGGCGGAGGTGGACGGCCTGGTCACGTTCGGGATGGACAACAACCCGGAGATCGCCGTGGCACGTGAGCTGGGCATGGGTGACCTGCGCTTCCTGAGCCGCATCGGGTACGGCGGAGGCGCCGCCTGCGCCGTCGTCCAGCAGGCCGTCCTCGCGGTCGGCGCCGGCGTGGCCGACGTGGTCGTCTGCTACCGCGCTCTCAACGAGCGGTCCGGCCGCCGCTTCGGCCGGGCGGTGGCGCCTCCCGACGTCGACGCCGGCTGGCACTATCCGATGGGCCTCGCCACCCCGGCCGCCATGGTGGCGATGGTGGCCCGCCGCTACCTGCACGACTACGGCGCGACCACCGACGACTTCGGCCGGATCACCGTGGCGATGCGGCGGCACGCTGCCACCAACCCGTACGCCTGGTTCCACGGCCGCCCGATCAGCCTCGACGACCATCGGGCGTCCCGGTGGATCGCCGAACCGCTGCGGCTGCTCGACTGCTGCCAGGAGAGCGACGGCGCGGTGGCCCTGGTCGTCACCTCCGTCGAGCGGGCCCGTGACCTGGCCCGGCGGCCGGCGGTGGTGAGCGCGGCGGCGCAGGGGAGCGGTCCCGGGCAGTTCGTGATGACCAGCTACTACCGGCCCCGGATCGCCGCGCTGCCGGAGATGGCAGTGGTGGCCGCACAGCTCTGGGAACAGTCGGGGTTCTCCCCGGCGGACGTGCGAACCGCTGTTCTCTATGACCATTTCACCCCGTACGTCATGATGCAGCTCGAAGAATTGGGGTTCTGCCCCCGGGGCGAGGCGCGTCGATTCATCGCCGGCGGCGGTATCGAGCTCGGCGGCCGGCTGCCGGTGAACCCGCACGGCGGTCAGCTCGGCGAGGCCTACATCCATGGCATGAACGGCATAGCCGAGGCGGTCCGGCAGGTGCGCGGCACCGCGGTGAACCAGGTCCCCGGCGACGGCCCGGTGCTGGTCACCGCGGGAACCGGCGTCCCCACCAGCGGCTTGATCTTGCACAGTGTGTAG
- the dmpG gene encoding 4-hydroxy-2-oxovalerate aldolase: protein MIRITDSTLRDGSHAKRHQFTTTEVHDIVTALDTAGIPVIEVTHGDGLGGSSFTYGLSHTPEQELIAVAVAAATRSKIAFLMLPGVGVIDDIKAAAGNGAAVCRIATHCTEADIAVQHFGLARDLGLETVGFLMMAHSIPPEDLARQARIMADAGCQCVYVVDSAGALVLDQVSDRVSALAAALGDDAQVGFHGHENLGLGVANSILAVRAGALQIDACTRRFGAGAGNTPTEALVAVCDKLGITTGVDFFAIADAAEDVVRPAMPDECKLDRMALIMGYAGVYSSFLLHAYALAERYGVSGAEILVRAGERRLVGGQEDQLIGIARELSGR, encoded by the coding sequence ATGATCCGGATCACCGATTCCACCTTGCGCGACGGCTCGCACGCGAAGCGGCACCAATTCACCACCACCGAAGTGCACGACATCGTGACCGCTCTCGACACCGCCGGCATCCCGGTCATCGAGGTGACTCACGGTGACGGCCTCGGCGGCTCGTCCTTCACCTACGGCCTCAGCCACACCCCCGAGCAAGAGCTGATCGCCGTGGCGGTCGCCGCCGCCACCCGCTCCAAGATCGCATTCCTGATGCTGCCCGGCGTGGGAGTCATCGACGACATCAAGGCCGCGGCCGGCAACGGCGCGGCGGTCTGCCGGATCGCCACCCACTGCACCGAGGCGGACATCGCGGTCCAGCATTTCGGCCTGGCCCGCGATCTGGGGCTGGAGACGGTCGGCTTCCTGATGATGGCCCACTCGATCCCGCCCGAGGACCTGGCCCGCCAGGCACGGATCATGGCGGACGCCGGATGCCAGTGCGTCTACGTCGTCGATTCGGCCGGCGCGCTCGTCCTCGACCAGGTCAGCGACCGGGTGTCGGCGCTCGCTGCCGCGCTCGGCGACGACGCGCAGGTGGGGTTCCACGGCCACGAGAACCTCGGGCTCGGGGTTGCGAACTCGATCCTCGCCGTCCGCGCCGGCGCCCTGCAGATCGACGCCTGCACGCGGCGGTTCGGCGCGGGCGCCGGCAACACCCCGACCGAGGCGCTGGTGGCGGTCTGCGACAAGCTCGGCATCACCACCGGCGTCGATTTCTTCGCGATCGCGGACGCCGCCGAGGACGTGGTCCGCCCGGCCATGCCCGACGAGTGCAAGCTGGACCGGATGGCGCTGATCATGGGCTACGCCGGGGTCTACTCGAGCTTCCTGCTGCACGCCTACGCTCTCGCCGAGCGTTACGGGGTGTCAGGCGCCGAGATCCTGGTGCGAGCCGGGGAGCGCCGCCTCGTGGGCGGCCAGGAGGACCAGTTGATCGGCATCGCGCGCGAACTCAGCGGTCGTTAG
- a CDS encoding SRPBCC family protein produces MPKVSVSTVTKAAPDRIWQVLVDPSRTPEWNAMHQGFTGDVPATLTEGAQYKQKVKLMGMPADMAWKVVTADGTTLEQAGDGPMGVKAKNRFQLEPAEGGTQITYDMEFIGPALNGPMAAMLEKQAGPAAKQALDKLTGLVE; encoded by the coding sequence ATGCCCAAGGTGAGCGTGTCGACAGTGACGAAGGCCGCCCCCGACCGGATCTGGCAGGTGCTGGTGGATCCGAGCCGAACCCCCGAGTGGAACGCCATGCACCAGGGCTTCACCGGCGACGTGCCGGCCACCCTCACCGAGGGCGCGCAGTACAAGCAGAAGGTCAAGCTGATGGGCATGCCCGCGGACATGGCGTGGAAGGTCGTCACCGCCGACGGCACGACCCTGGAGCAGGCCGGCGACGGGCCGATGGGCGTCAAGGCGAAGAACCGCTTCCAGCTGGAACCGGCCGAGGGCGGCACGCAGATCACCTACGACATGGAGTTCATCGGCCCGGCGCTCAACGGACCGATGGCCGCGATGCTGGAGAAGCAGGCCGGGCCCGCCGCGAAGCAGGCCCTCGACAAGCTGACCGGTCTAGTGGAGTAG
- a CDS encoding acyl-CoA dehydrogenase family protein: MDFRPDETQQVITRLAAEVVAGADSPERLWKDLGQAGLLTPDLGIFETTLVLTEMARRAMVVPALRIDGSAVTIVDPQDQDPSLVRLDAAFQAEPHPYAVAAACALGDGALAGALDLTTAHVRTREQFGRPIATFQAVAQQIADVYIASRTLHLAVLSACWRLGTGRPAGDDLAVAAQWLTAEAPPAARTCHHLHGGLGLMIDYPLHRHTAMIRAMSRFLGGSEHALSRLADRCVPLPDEAGGSPCSSN; the protein is encoded by the coding sequence ATGGATTTCCGGCCGGACGAGACGCAGCAGGTGATCACCCGGCTCGCGGCCGAGGTGGTCGCCGGGGCCGATTCCCCGGAGCGCCTCTGGAAGGACCTGGGCCAGGCCGGCCTGCTCACGCCGGATCTGGGCATCTTCGAGACCACACTGGTCCTCACCGAGATGGCGCGGCGGGCGATGGTCGTTCCCGCTCTCCGGATCGACGGTTCCGCCGTGACCATCGTCGATCCTCAAGATCAAGATCCTTCCCTGGTACGTCTGGACGCCGCATTCCAGGCCGAACCGCATCCCTACGCCGTCGCCGCCGCGTGCGCGCTGGGGGACGGCGCCCTGGCCGGAGCCCTGGACCTGACCACCGCTCACGTCCGCACCCGCGAGCAGTTCGGCCGTCCGATCGCCACCTTCCAGGCCGTCGCCCAGCAGATCGCGGACGTCTACATCGCGAGCCGGACCCTCCACCTGGCCGTCCTCTCCGCCTGCTGGCGCCTCGGCACCGGCCGTCCCGCCGGCGACGATCTCGCGGTGGCGGCCCAGTGGCTCACCGCCGAGGCGCCGCCGGCCGCGCGCACCTGTCATCACCTGCACGGAGGGCTGGGCCTGATGATCGACTACCCGCTGCACCGGCACACCGCGATGATCCGGGCGATGTCGCGATTCCTGGGTGGTAGCGAGCACGCTCTGTCGAGGCTGGCGGATCGCTGTGTTCCTCTTCCCGACGAGGCTGGGGGATCACCGTGTTCCTCGAACTGA
- a CDS encoding helix-turn-helix domain-containing protein: MTTTPLDPEMFDPVCPSSLSPIRFGDKWSGMVIRCLENGPRRFSELRVPMRGVTAKALTKSLRLLERNGLVERDPLYQLTPLGKSILGPLNAACEWAGEHWDELLDAREANDR; the protein is encoded by the coding sequence GTGACGACGACGCCGCTCGATCCCGAGATGTTCGACCCGGTCTGCCCGTCGAGCCTGTCCCCGATCCGTTTCGGCGACAAATGGTCCGGAATGGTGATCCGGTGTCTGGAGAACGGGCCACGGCGCTTCTCCGAATTGCGTGTCCCGATGCGCGGGGTGACGGCGAAAGCGCTGACCAAATCGCTGCGACTGCTGGAACGGAACGGACTGGTGGAGCGTGATCCTCTTTATCAGTTGACGCCGCTCGGGAAGAGCATTCTCGGTCCACTGAACGCCGCCTGTGAATGGGCCGGTGAACATTGGGACGAACTGCTCGACGCGCGCGAGGCTAACGACCGCTGA
- a CDS encoding NAD(P)-dependent oxidoreductase produces the protein MSEIAIFGANGRAGRAVAAEAVRRGHQVTAVVRDPSAYEGPTSPAIHPTRGDVTDPGDITAGHDAVVSAVFDGSAEPRAFYTTAAKALLAAGPRRLIVVGLSSILATADGTPLMDTPGYPQEYRAFSEAHAAGAEVLAGSEQDWLIVSPAGDFDHAGGRTGRYRVTTADAASRISYPDLAVAVLDEIERPAHRRTHLGLSG, from the coding sequence ATGAGCGAAATCGCGATCTTCGGAGCGAACGGGCGCGCCGGCCGGGCAGTCGCCGCCGAGGCGGTGCGGCGCGGGCATCAGGTCACGGCCGTCGTGCGAGACCCTTCGGCGTACGAGGGACCGACCAGCCCGGCCATCCACCCGACCCGCGGGGACGTCACCGATCCAGGCGACATCACCGCAGGTCACGATGCCGTCGTCAGTGCGGTGTTCGACGGCTCGGCGGAACCCCGCGCGTTCTACACGACAGCGGCGAAGGCCCTGCTCGCGGCCGGACCCCGTCGCCTGATCGTCGTCGGGCTCTCGTCGATCCTCGCGACGGCGGACGGCACCCCGCTCATGGACACACCTGGATACCCGCAGGAGTACCGCGCGTTCTCCGAGGCGCACGCCGCCGGCGCCGAGGTCCTGGCCGGCTCGGAGCAGGACTGGCTGATCGTCAGCCCGGCCGGCGACTTCGACCACGCGGGTGGCCGGACCGGCCGTTACCGGGTGACGACGGCCGACGCGGCGAGCCGGATCTCCTACCCCGATCTCGCGGTGGCCGTCCTGGACGAGATCGAGCGTCCGGCACATCGCCGTACGCATCTGGGGCTGTCGGGCTGA